A window of Sutcliffiella cohnii contains these coding sequences:
- a CDS encoding 5-formyltetrahydrofolate cyclo-ligase, whose protein sequence is MSQTRELKDSIRSKVWTKLEDEKLGRFPFPLRGRIPNFKGAEKAASFVTTMQVYKDAKVIKVNPDSPQLPLRTQILKDGKTLLVPTPRLKDGFIQVKPSWVPPGEERKAASLKHILSYGKVIPLTEIPPIDLIVVGSVAMHKDGRRLGKGEGYADREYAIIRELGNPLVPVITTVQSAQLVDDDIPRDEYDLTADWIVTEEGILETHSPYDKPKGIVWEKVTDEELEEMPVLREIKRLTNR, encoded by the coding sequence ATGAGTCAAACCCGAGAGCTAAAAGATTCGATTCGAAGTAAAGTATGGACTAAATTAGAGGACGAAAAGTTAGGGAGGTTTCCGTTTCCATTAAGAGGTCGCATTCCAAATTTTAAAGGAGCGGAAAAGGCTGCTAGCTTTGTCACGACGATGCAAGTTTATAAAGATGCGAAAGTAATTAAAGTGAATCCTGATTCGCCTCAGTTACCGTTAAGAACTCAAATTTTAAAAGATGGAAAAACATTGTTAGTTCCAACACCGCGTTTGAAAGATGGCTTTATTCAAGTTAAGCCATCATGGGTACCTCCAGGTGAAGAAAGGAAAGCAGCTAGCTTAAAGCATATTCTTTCGTACGGAAAAGTGATCCCCCTAACAGAAATTCCTCCAATAGATCTAATTGTTGTCGGTTCTGTCGCCATGCATAAGGATGGTCGTCGATTAGGAAAAGGAGAGGGTTATGCCGACCGAGAGTATGCTATTATTAGAGAACTTGGAAACCCGTTAGTACCGGTCATTACGACGGTGCAAAGTGCCCAACTTGTGGACGACGACATACCTCGTGATGAATACGATTTAACTGCAGATTGGATTGTAACAGAAGAAGGAATACTGGAAACCCATTCTCCATACGACAAGCCAAAAGGAATTGTTTGGGAGAAAGTTACAGATGAAGAATTAGAAGAAATGCCAGTTTTGCGAGAAATTAAAAGGTTAACGAACCGTTAG
- a CDS encoding nitric oxide synthase oxygenase — MQAKELWQEAKKFLVTCYEELGKREEELQVRLMQVEREIKETGYYDHTYEELAHGAKMAWRNSNRCIGRLFWNSLHVFDKRHVNDEVEIAQSLIEHIDFATNNGKIRPAITIYKPKRDKEEIRIWNHQLLRYAGYETEYGVIGDPASIAFTKQCEKLGWKGEGTHFDLLPLVIQVIGREPVVYEIPRDVVLEVPLTHPELNEFADLNLKWYSVPIISEMKLEVGGIHYTAAPFNGWYMETEIGARNLADTFRYNMLPKVASIMGLDTSSNATLWKDKALIELNIAVLHSFKKYGVSIVDHHTASMQFQHFERQEGEKCRHVTGDWTWLIPPVSPAATHIFHQSYEDKIVTPNYFYQDLPYK, encoded by the coding sequence TTGCAAGCGAAGGAATTATGGCAAGAAGCAAAAAAATTTCTCGTCACTTGTTATGAAGAGCTTGGAAAAAGGGAAGAAGAGCTTCAAGTAAGATTAATGCAAGTGGAAAGAGAAATAAAAGAAACTGGGTATTACGATCATACGTATGAAGAACTTGCGCATGGAGCGAAAATGGCTTGGCGCAATAGCAATCGCTGTATCGGTCGACTTTTTTGGAACTCGCTTCATGTTTTTGATAAGAGACATGTAAACGATGAAGTAGAAATAGCGCAATCTTTAATCGAGCACATTGATTTTGCAACGAATAACGGAAAAATACGACCAGCCATTACAATTTACAAGCCAAAGCGCGATAAGGAAGAAATACGAATATGGAATCATCAACTACTTCGGTACGCTGGATATGAGACGGAATATGGAGTAATTGGAGACCCGGCATCTATAGCATTTACAAAACAATGTGAAAAGCTAGGATGGAAAGGGGAAGGAACTCACTTTGACCTTCTACCTCTTGTTATTCAAGTGATAGGCCGGGAGCCGGTTGTGTATGAAATTCCGAGAGACGTTGTGCTCGAGGTGCCGTTAACTCATCCAGAGTTGAACGAGTTTGCTGATTTGAATTTGAAATGGTATAGCGTTCCGATTATTTCAGAAATGAAGTTAGAAGTTGGTGGAATTCATTACACCGCTGCGCCTTTTAACGGTTGGTACATGGAAACGGAAATTGGTGCAAGAAATTTAGCGGATACATTTCGATACAACATGTTACCGAAAGTAGCGTCTATAATGGGATTGGATACTTCTAGTAATGCAACGCTTTGGAAGGATAAGGCGCTTATTGAGCTGAACATTGCGGTGTTACATTCTTTTAAAAAGTACGGTGTAAGTATTGTCGATCATCATACGGCTTCGATGCAATTTCAACATTTTGAACGTCAAGAAGGAGAGAAATGCCGGCACGTAACAGGAGATTGGACATGGCTGATTCCACCGGTTTCTCCAGCAGCAACACATATCTTCCATCAATCATATGAAGATAAAATTGTAACGCCGAATTATTTTTATCAAGATTTACCATATAAGTAG
- a CDS encoding cytoplasmic protein, translating into MNELLKQAHRFSSKNRKSLEESNVCGCFYCLKIFSPALIEEWWDNEETAVCPHCGIDSVIGDSSDFHITKEFLQEMHEAWF; encoded by the coding sequence ATGAATGAATTACTTAAACAAGCACATCGGTTCAGTAGCAAAAATAGAAAAAGTTTAGAGGAGAGCAATGTTTGCGGCTGTTTTTATTGTTTAAAAATCTTTTCTCCAGCACTAATTGAGGAATGGTGGGATAATGAGGAAACTGCCGTTTGTCCTCATTGTGGTATTGATTCCGTTATCGGTGACAGCTCTGACTTCCATATAACGAAAGAGTTTTTACAAGAAATGCATGAGGCGTGGTTTTAA
- the mreBH gene encoding rod-share determining protein MreBH — MFSNAEIGIDLGTANTLVYSKNKGIVYNEPSVVALDIETKTVLAVGQEAKNMIGKTPGKIVAVRPLKDGVIADFDVTTSMLKQIMKKATRTLGFTLKKPNVVVCTPSGSTSVERRAIQDAVRNCGAKHVHLIEEPVAAAIGSDLPVEEPVANVVVDIGGGTTEVAIISYGGVVSCHSIRVGGDQLDEDIIHHVRKRYNLLIGERTAEQIKMEIGYALVEHPEMTMEIRGRDLVSGLPKTIELQSTEIQKALKESLLHILEAIRATLEDCPPELSGDIVDRGVILTGGGSLLNGMQEWLSEEIVVPVYLAPNPLESVAIGTGRSLAVIDKIQKVK, encoded by the coding sequence ATGTTTTCAAATGCAGAAATTGGGATTGATTTAGGAACAGCAAATACGCTCGTTTATAGTAAAAATAAAGGTATTGTTTATAACGAACCTTCCGTTGTTGCTTTAGATATAGAAACAAAAACTGTACTAGCAGTAGGGCAAGAAGCGAAAAATATGATTGGAAAAACTCCGGGTAAAATTGTCGCTGTTCGCCCACTAAAAGACGGCGTAATTGCAGATTTTGACGTGACGACAAGTATGCTTAAGCAAATTATGAAAAAAGCAACGAGAACGTTAGGTTTTACTTTAAAAAAGCCAAACGTAGTAGTATGTACGCCTTCTGGCTCTACATCTGTAGAAAGAAGAGCTATTCAAGATGCCGTTAGAAATTGTGGAGCAAAGCACGTTCATTTAATTGAAGAACCTGTCGCTGCTGCTATCGGTTCTGACTTACCAGTAGAAGAGCCTGTTGCGAATGTTGTTGTCGATATCGGTGGTGGTACGACAGAAGTTGCGATAATTTCTTACGGTGGCGTTGTATCTTGTCACTCCATTCGAGTTGGTGGGGATCAATTAGACGAAGATATTATCCATCACGTTCGCAAACGATATAACCTCCTCATCGGAGAAAGAACGGCAGAACAAATTAAAATGGAAATTGGCTACGCTCTAGTCGAACATCCAGAGATGACGATGGAAATTCGTGGCCGTGATTTAGTATCGGGGTTACCGAAAACAATTGAACTTCAATCCACTGAAATTCAAAAAGCACTTAAAGAATCACTACTTCATATTTTAGAAGCCATTCGCGCAACATTAGAAGACTGTCCTCCAGAATTAAGTGGAGATATTGTTGACCGCGGTGTCATCCTAACAGGTGGAGGTTCTTTATTAAACGGCATGCAAGAATGGTTAAGCGAAGAAATCGTCGTACCTGTTTACTTAGCACCAAATCCATTAGAATCCGTCGCAATCGGTACAGGCCGTTCGTTAGCGGTTATTGATAAAATTCAAAAAGTGAAATAA
- a CDS encoding NCS2 family permease — protein sequence MLQWLKSYFDLSGHETNLKREFMAGLISFFTIVYIIAVNASILAEAGIPLEAGIIATILTCVVGCWLMGIWANAPIILVPGMGINAMFTYTLVLSMGLSWQEALGVVVVSGIIVTIVSFTRLSQLLLEAIPHSLKHAITVGLGLFLTLIGLEKGGLIVKGESSLLALGDMTNPFVIATILSIIVTVILFIRNVPANFLISIIVGTVIAGLLGVVNFSDVGNSSISFESYASLFGAISFEKVGSFAFLVAVFSLTMVLLFENIGLINGHLNMINRPDKFKRSFQANGISILTSGLFGSSPTVSTVETAAGIVAGGRTGVTAIVTGSLFLLSILAIPFMAIIPGSAIAPILIIIGVLMLQSVKQIDFHDLSEGIPAFLVVVMIPFSYSIADGIAFGFIAYPLVKLAIGKAKEVPATLYIIAALFFLTFVAHVY from the coding sequence ATGCTTCAATGGCTAAAGAGCTATTTTGATTTATCTGGACATGAAACGAACTTGAAACGTGAGTTCATGGCTGGTTTAATTTCTTTCTTTACCATTGTGTACATTATTGCTGTTAATGCTTCCATTCTTGCAGAAGCAGGAATTCCTCTTGAAGCTGGAATTATAGCCACCATTTTAACTTGCGTTGTTGGGTGTTGGTTAATGGGAATATGGGCAAATGCTCCAATTATTCTCGTTCCAGGTATGGGAATTAATGCGATGTTTACGTACACGTTAGTCCTTTCTATGGGGTTATCGTGGCAAGAAGCATTGGGCGTTGTAGTAGTGTCTGGGATTATTGTTACCATTGTTTCCTTCACACGTTTGTCCCAACTACTACTTGAAGCAATTCCACACTCTTTAAAGCATGCTATTACAGTAGGGTTAGGTTTATTTTTAACACTAATCGGATTAGAAAAAGGTGGCTTAATTGTTAAAGGAGAAAGTTCTCTTTTAGCGTTAGGCGATATGACAAATCCCTTTGTTATCGCAACGATCCTTTCTATTATCGTCACTGTAATACTATTCATTCGTAACGTTCCAGCTAATTTTTTAATTAGCATTATCGTTGGAACTGTTATAGCAGGATTGCTTGGTGTGGTTAACTTTTCAGATGTAGGCAATAGTTCTATTTCATTTGAAAGTTACGCTTCCTTATTTGGTGCTATTTCGTTTGAAAAGGTAGGTAGCTTCGCGTTTTTAGTTGCTGTCTTTTCCTTAACGATGGTCCTATTATTTGAAAATATCGGACTGATCAACGGGCACCTAAATATGATTAATCGACCTGACAAATTTAAACGTTCCTTCCAAGCAAACGGAATTTCTATTTTAACGAGTGGACTTTTCGGATCTAGCCCTACCGTTTCTACTGTTGAGACGGCTGCCGGAATTGTTGCTGGAGGTAGAACGGGTGTCACAGCAATTGTTACTGGTAGCTTATTTTTACTTTCCATTCTTGCTATTCCTTTCATGGCTATTATTCCTGGTAGTGCGATTGCACCAATTTTAATTATTATTGGTGTTCTCATGCTTCAAAGTGTGAAGCAAATCGACTTCCACGATTTATCAGAAGGAATTCCAGCATTTTTAGTGGTCGTGATGATTCCATTTTCGTACAGTATTGCAGATGGAATTGCATTTGGATTTATTGCTTACCCACTAGTAAAGCTTGCAATAGGAAAAGCAAAAGAAGTACCAGCAACCTTGTACATCATTGCAGCGCTATTTTTCTTAACATTTGTAGCGCACGTGTATTGA
- a CDS encoding DUF1992 domain-containing protein — translation MDFSRLTDDRIRKAYEEGEFENLPGYGKKLQLEDLSNVPPEMRMAYKMMKNAGMMEEQQVRSEIEYIEDLIKNAHDDLEEQRLTQRLNEKLLRFNQIMDKKKKETNSATFKNYQSKIYDRFSD, via the coding sequence TTGGATTTTTCAAGATTAACGGATGACCGAATTCGGAAAGCGTATGAAGAAGGTGAGTTTGAAAACTTACCTGGTTACGGCAAAAAACTGCAACTAGAAGACCTTTCGAATGTTCCCCCAGAAATGCGAATGGCCTATAAAATGATGAAAAACGCTGGAATGATGGAGGAGCAACAAGTTCGTTCGGAAATTGAATATATAGAAGACTTAATCAAAAATGCCCACGATGATTTAGAAGAACAAAGACTAACGCAACGCCTAAATGAAAAACTACTTCGCTTTAATCAAATAATGGATAAAAAGAAAAAAGAAACAAACTCAGCCACCTTTAAAAACTACCAATCCAAAATATATGATCGTTTTTCTGATTAG
- a CDS encoding IS1182 family transposase, protein MLERQPSLPLSAHYQLYDMLIPKDNFLRQMKELVDFSFVEEELEDKYCLDTGRNAEPPVRMFKYLLLKQIHDLSDADLVERARYDLSFKYFLDLIPEASVIHSSTLTKFRRLRLKDKDLMNVLVAKTVELALEHEVLKSNTIIVDATHTLSRFHSKTANEYVQEKSKSLRKVAYQHQPSIKEKFPDKPATDSLEDELAYTTAILEVLEKEEQLKQLPAIKEKINMVKEVVEDIQEEANYGGDPDARKGYKASDYSFLGYKTHIAMSDERIITAAVVTSGEKSDTKYLKELVETSEENGFMVDTVVGDTAYSSKDNLQYMNENEKQLISRLHPIITNGNRKRGKEFEFNKDANMYVCPAGHLANKKSVKKRQDTSQNPQLKYFFDVEKCKVCPLRDGCYIEGAKTKTYSVSIKSSEHLSQEAFQETEEFKRLAKTRYKIEAKNSELKHRHGYKKANSSGLFGMKIQGATTIFVTNMKRIIKLINEK, encoded by the coding sequence ATGTTAGAACGACAGCCTTCATTACCTTTAAGCGCACATTACCAACTTTACGATATGTTAATTCCGAAAGATAACTTTCTTCGTCAAATGAAGGAATTGGTCGATTTTAGTTTTGTGGAAGAGGAACTAGAAGATAAGTATTGTTTAGATACTGGGAGAAATGCTGAACCACCTGTTCGAATGTTTAAATATTTACTTCTAAAACAAATACATGATCTGTCTGATGCAGACTTAGTTGAACGAGCTAGGTATGATTTGTCTTTTAAATATTTTTTGGATCTTATCCCAGAGGCTTCTGTTATCCATTCTAGTACTTTAACCAAATTTCGAAGACTACGTTTGAAAGATAAGGACTTAATGAATGTACTTGTGGCGAAGACAGTCGAACTTGCATTGGAACACGAGGTTTTAAAGAGTAACACGATTATTGTAGATGCCACGCATACATTATCACGTTTCCATTCCAAAACAGCGAATGAATATGTTCAAGAGAAATCTAAATCATTACGGAAAGTTGCCTATCAACATCAACCATCTATAAAAGAAAAGTTCCCAGATAAACCAGCCACAGATTCATTAGAAGATGAGTTAGCTTATACCACTGCCATACTCGAGGTTCTCGAAAAAGAGGAACAATTAAAGCAGTTGCCAGCTATTAAAGAAAAAATCAACATGGTAAAAGAAGTTGTGGAGGATATTCAAGAAGAAGCGAATTATGGCGGAGATCCCGATGCACGAAAAGGATATAAAGCTTCAGATTATTCCTTTTTGGGATATAAGACACATATTGCGATGTCAGATGAACGCATTATTACGGCTGCCGTGGTTACCTCAGGTGAGAAAAGCGATACCAAGTACTTAAAAGAATTGGTAGAGACTAGTGAGGAAAATGGTTTCATGGTGGATACAGTAGTTGGAGATACCGCATACTCTAGTAAAGATAATCTACAATATATGAATGAGAACGAAAAGCAATTAATTTCTCGCCTGCATCCTATCATTACGAACGGAAATCGTAAAAGAGGAAAGGAATTTGAATTTAATAAGGACGCAAATATGTATGTATGCCCCGCTGGCCATTTAGCTAATAAGAAGTCAGTTAAAAAAAGACAAGATACATCCCAGAATCCGCAGTTGAAATACTTTTTTGATGTAGAGAAATGTAAAGTTTGTCCGCTACGCGATGGCTGTTATATAGAAGGGGCCAAAACCAAAACGTATTCAGTATCGATTAAATCCTCGGAACACCTTTCCCAAGAAGCATTTCAAGAAACAGAGGAATTTAAGCGATTAGCTAAAACACGTTACAAAATTGAGGCTAAAAATAGCGAATTAAAACATAGACACGGGTATAAAAAAGCCAATTCCTCGGGTCTATTTGGTATGAAAATACAAGGAGCTACCACCATATTTGTCACTAATATGAAGAGGATAATCAAACTAATAAATGAAAAATAG
- a CDS encoding MFS transporter, with the protein MTTNLRKEETIWQNSIFMRLFASYSVSMLGHWFDMVAIIVLFGYVWNADPMMIALIPVAYALPQVVLGQFAGVLSDKFHKVKIMMVADFTTALLTFILLFSNHPITAIIVISLRATVNVVHSPAQQGLVKLVVKENLIMKAITLNGSVNQLSKIIGPFIGASLVGIASPKLCILINAIAFTISAIILLTIIVNKEMVKKTTMIGQQNAETEKEHFWGSWKKGWVIVYQKKVLFVSLIACFLAFTAIQMIDFQFPVFFREIAPHLPQLAGWIMGSSGLGALVMILMLNRYKNLKQYGWLIGGSLVLIGGGFGGIGFLQEGFILAIPLALSFILGLGVGLLSITSQYIIQMETKQDEIGRVTGISNSVISFTVLISPIMGGVLIHHFGFIPVCLCVASFLVIIGISLFGGNNVLFKTRREEDEKAMSLTE; encoded by the coding sequence ATGACAACAAATTTAAGAAAAGAAGAAACAATTTGGCAAAATTCGATATTTATGAGGCTTTTTGCTTCCTACTCGGTATCCATGCTTGGACATTGGTTCGACATGGTCGCTATTATTGTTTTATTCGGGTATGTATGGAATGCCGACCCAATGATGATTGCATTAATTCCGGTTGCTTATGCATTACCACAAGTAGTGCTAGGACAATTCGCTGGAGTGTTGAGTGATAAATTCCATAAAGTGAAGATCATGATGGTCGCTGATTTTACTACCGCTTTATTGACCTTTATTTTATTATTTTCGAATCATCCAATCACAGCTATTATCGTTATTTCATTACGAGCAACTGTAAATGTCGTGCACTCCCCTGCTCAACAAGGTCTAGTTAAATTAGTAGTAAAAGAAAACTTAATAATGAAAGCTATTACCTTAAACGGTTCGGTTAATCAATTATCAAAAATCATCGGGCCATTTATAGGTGCCAGTTTAGTCGGAATTGCATCACCAAAACTATGTATACTTATAAATGCTATCGCCTTTACCATTTCTGCCATTATTCTTCTTACTATTATCGTTAATAAGGAAATGGTTAAGAAAACAACAATGATTGGTCAACAAAATGCTGAAACAGAAAAGGAACATTTCTGGGGCTCTTGGAAAAAAGGCTGGGTGATTGTTTATCAAAAGAAAGTATTATTCGTTAGTTTGATAGCTTGTTTTCTAGCTTTTACAGCCATCCAAATGATTGACTTTCAATTTCCTGTTTTTTTCCGTGAAATTGCACCACATCTACCACAATTAGCTGGGTGGATTATGGGTAGCTCAGGTCTTGGAGCTCTAGTTATGATTCTTATGTTAAACCGCTATAAAAATCTAAAACAGTATGGGTGGCTTATTGGAGGTAGTTTAGTATTAATTGGTGGAGGATTTGGAGGGATTGGTTTTTTACAGGAAGGATTTATACTAGCTATTCCTTTAGCTCTCTCCTTTATTCTTGGTTTAGGAGTAGGTCTCCTTTCTATTACATCCCAATACATTATACAAATGGAGACAAAACAAGACGAAATCGGTCGTGTTACAGGTATCTCTAATTCAGTGATAAGCTTCACTGTATTAATATCTCCAATAATGGGTGGTGTATTAATCCATCATTTCGGCTTCATCCCAGTTTGCCTATGTGTCGCTAGTTTTTTAGTTATCATTGGTATTTCCCTTTTTGGTGGAAACAACGTTTTATTTAAAACACGTCGGGAAGAGGATGAAAAAGCAATGTCTTTGACTGAATAG
- a CDS encoding winged helix-turn-helix domain-containing protein — MSISFNLNEYSITIEGTTLKLLRKEFLLLDFLYQNKNQTLTRDQLLQAVWPLQVPSDRTVDDHIYRLRKKLKKWDNVVTIETVKGLGYKLVLYVPFHESHEIAHDMEFQSLTKNLISKYHLYGHGQAIQQLIDGSTFGIQLDDKHRLLVNFLQGDFLSILHSAELTNKEKALPLFGLYLLLEKDTKLVDYYLTNLELKQYFGEDDKEEIDLIRILFELRKGNNDLAKSLLIQADSNISPKLVGFYGFFQINWLTYAISIKDWDLAEQKIDVLSSFFEQHPFQREYGLFLTLKGIYHFYVKRKVIAVNYFTQAFTVLKKTKFAFPTIHALYIADILRVKDISEEASEMLAMKTEEVYEQYELPLLTIKIKKFLDSIL; from the coding sequence ATGTCGATATCGTTCAATCTAAATGAATATAGTATAACTATCGAGGGAACAACACTGAAGCTATTACGTAAAGAGTTTTTATTACTCGATTTCTTATATCAAAACAAGAATCAAACTTTAACTAGGGATCAGTTGTTACAAGCAGTATGGCCACTTCAAGTGCCCTCTGATCGAACAGTTGACGACCATATATATAGGTTACGAAAAAAGTTAAAAAAATGGGACAATGTGGTAACTATTGAAACTGTAAAGGGGTTAGGTTACAAATTGGTCTTATATGTACCTTTTCATGAAAGCCACGAAATAGCTCATGATATGGAGTTCCAGTCTTTAACGAAGAACCTTATTTCGAAGTATCATCTCTATGGTCACGGACAGGCAATACAGCAATTAATCGATGGGTCAACATTCGGTATTCAATTGGATGATAAACATAGACTGTTAGTGAACTTTTTACAGGGAGATTTTTTATCCATTCTCCATTCTGCCGAACTAACTAATAAGGAAAAAGCACTCCCGTTATTCGGTCTTTATTTACTGTTAGAAAAGGATACAAAACTTGTAGACTACTACTTAACCAACTTAGAATTAAAACAATACTTTGGTGAAGATGATAAAGAAGAAATTGACTTGATTCGAATTTTATTCGAACTTCGAAAAGGAAATAATGACCTGGCAAAGAGTCTACTAATACAGGCCGATTCGAACATATCACCAAAATTAGTCGGTTTTTACGGTTTTTTTCAAATTAATTGGCTTACATATGCAATCAGTATAAAGGATTGGGATTTAGCCGAACAGAAAATAGATGTGCTTAGTTCCTTTTTTGAGCAGCACCCTTTCCAACGTGAATATGGTTTATTTTTAACGCTAAAAGGAATTTATCACTTCTATGTAAAAAGGAAAGTAATTGCTGTAAATTATTTCACTCAAGCCTTTACTGTCCTGAAAAAGACCAAATTTGCTTTTCCGACCATTCACGCTCTATATATTGCTGATATATTACGTGTTAAGGACATATCAGAAGAGGCAAGTGAGATGTTAGCGATGAAAACAGAAGAAGTATATGAACAATATGAGCTACCATTATTAACAATTAAAATAAAAAAATTTCTTGATTCGATTCTCTGA
- a CDS encoding alanine/glycine:cation symporter family protein produces MDWFVKILDFGNTVLWSYLLIVMLIGLGLYFTYKTGFVQFKNFLEMFRLLGDKNTAISGKKKGVSSLSAFFISAASRIGTGNLAGVASAIALGGPGAIFWMWLIALIGSATAFVESTLAQIYKINDKEGFRGGPAYYIEKGLKARWLGIVFAVLIICCFGLAFNSVQANTITFAFNNAFGTDRLMLGIVLAAFVALVIFGGVKRVAKVSSIVVPIMATIYLVVAIYVLIINITEVPAMFALIFKSAFGLEQAIGGGVGAALMMGIKRGLFSNEAGMGSAPNAAATANVSHPAKQGFIQSLGVFVDTIIICSATALMILLSDGFASGAQGIELTQLALSEHIGAWASSFIAIAIMFFAFSSIVGNYYYGETNIEFIRSSKTALFIYRAAVVGMVLFGSVASLQIVWDMADLFMGLMAVVNLIAITLLGKFAFGALKDYLEQKKAGQDPVFYSKNVEGLRDLDHWKDVSPSEKK; encoded by the coding sequence ATGGATTGGTTTGTGAAGATTTTAGACTTCGGTAATACCGTACTATGGTCGTATTTATTAATTGTTATGTTAATCGGTTTAGGACTTTATTTTACGTATAAAACAGGTTTTGTCCAGTTCAAAAACTTTTTAGAAATGTTCCGCTTATTAGGGGATAAAAATACGGCAATAAGCGGTAAGAAAAAAGGTGTCTCGTCATTATCTGCATTTTTTATTAGTGCCGCGAGTAGAATCGGTACTGGTAACTTAGCAGGTGTTGCTAGTGCAATTGCGTTAGGTGGACCTGGTGCTATTTTTTGGATGTGGCTTATCGCTTTAATTGGATCTGCTACAGCATTTGTGGAAAGTACATTAGCTCAAATATATAAAATAAATGATAAAGAAGGTTTCCGTGGGGGACCAGCTTATTATATTGAAAAAGGTTTAAAGGCAAGATGGCTAGGGATCGTATTTGCAGTGTTAATTATTTGTTGTTTTGGCTTAGCATTTAATAGTGTACAAGCTAATACCATTACATTTGCATTTAACAACGCATTCGGAACAGACCGACTAATGTTAGGTATTGTTCTTGCTGCTTTCGTTGCACTTGTTATTTTCGGTGGAGTAAAGCGTGTGGCGAAAGTTTCTTCTATTGTTGTACCGATTATGGCTACGATATATTTAGTCGTTGCGATCTATGTACTCATAATTAACATTACAGAAGTTCCAGCAATGTTTGCCCTTATTTTTAAAAGTGCGTTCGGTTTAGAGCAAGCAATTGGTGGTGGAGTTGGTGCTGCTTTAATGATGGGAATTAAACGTGGTCTATTCTCCAATGAAGCAGGGATGGGAAGTGCGCCAAATGCGGCTGCAACGGCAAATGTTAGCCATCCTGCAAAACAAGGTTTCATCCAAAGTTTAGGTGTATTCGTTGATACCATTATCATCTGTTCAGCAACTGCGTTAATGATTTTACTTTCAGATGGATTTGCAAGTGGAGCCCAAGGAATTGAACTAACACAATTAGCATTAAGTGAGCATATTGGTGCTTGGGCAAGCAGCTTTATTGCGATTGCTATTATGTTTTTTGCTTTTAGTTCTATTGTCGGTAACTACTATTATGGAGAAACGAATATTGAATTTATCCGTTCTAGTAAAACAGCGTTATTTATTTACCGTGCAGCAGTAGTCGGTATGGTACTATTCGGCTCAGTAGCAAGTCTTCAAATTGTATGGGATATGGCCGACTTATTTATGGGATTAATGGCGGTCGTAAACTTAATTGCTATTACTTTACTAGGTAAGTTTGCATTTGGAGCATTAAAAGATTACTTAGAGCAGAAAAAAGCTGGACAAGATCCGGTCTTCTACTCTAAAAACGTTGAAGGATTACGTGATTTAGATCATTGGAAGGACGTATCACCTTCAGAGAAAAAATAA
- a CDS encoding N-acetylmuramoyl-L-alanine amidase family protein: MVKIFIDPGHGGTDPGAIGNGLQEKNITLSISTKIRDILVAEYDNVSILMSRTGDTTRSLSERTNQANSWGADFFLSVHVNAGGGTGFESFVYPGVGAPTTTYQTNIHDEIMKVNQLNDRGKKQQNFHVLRETYMPALLTENGFIDHSSDSTKMKSDSWLTAVARGHVNGVAKCFNLPKKNTAIYHTVVSGDTVYSLSRQYGSTIEQIREWNNLDANYTIYVGQVLRVK; this comes from the coding sequence ATGGTTAAAATTTTTATTGATCCAGGACATGGGGGAACAGATCCAGGTGCAATCGGTAATGGACTTCAAGAAAAGAACATTACATTAAGTATTTCAACAAAGATTCGGGATATTTTAGTAGCGGAGTATGATAACGTCTCAATACTCATGTCTCGAACAGGTGATACTACAAGATCATTAAGTGAGCGAACAAATCAAGCAAACTCATGGGGTGCAGACTTTTTCCTATCTGTTCATGTAAATGCAGGTGGGGGAACGGGCTTTGAGAGTTTTGTCTATCCAGGTGTTGGGGCACCGACAACAACGTATCAAACGAATATTCACGATGAAATTATGAAGGTCAATCAATTAAATGACCGTGGGAAGAAGCAACAAAACTTCCATGTGTTAAGAGAAACTTATATGCCTGCGCTTTTAACAGAAAACGGATTTATCGACCACTCAAGTGATTCAACAAAGATGAAAAGTGATAGTTGGCTTACAGCAGTAGCTCGAGGTCATGTAAATGGAGTAGCGAAATGCTTTAACCTCCCAAAGAAAAACACAGCGATTTACCACACTGTAGTTTCCGGTGACACAGTTTACTCCTTAAGTAGACAATATGGAAGTACAATTGAACAAATTAGAGAATGGAACAATTTAGATGCAAATTACACTATTTATGTTGGACAAGTTTTACGAGTGAAGTAA